In Mycobacterium sp. ITM-2016-00317, the genomic window TGCTCACCGGAGGGCCCGAAGAACTCGGTGGTGTCGATCTCGGTGCCCTCGGTGTCGGTGACGGTCGCGCCGTGCACGACCGCGGCGACGGTCAGGCCGCGGCGGACGTCGGCGAACATCGCGGGCAGCTGGTTGTTCTGCTGCAGCATCTGCAGCAGCTGCTGAGGCTCCAAGCCGTACTGGCGCGACATCAGCACCAGGCGCTCGGTCAGGTCGTTCTGACCGACCTGGACGTCGAGCTTGTCGGCGATGGCGTCCATCAGCAGCTGGGTCTTGATCGCCTTCTCCGCGTTGGCGCGGTTGTCGGCGTCGAACTCCTCGCGGCTGCTGCCCTGCTCTTTGAGGGTCTCGGCGAACTTGTCCTCGTCGTGGTCGAGGCCGTGGATCGCGTTGTGCAGCGTGTCGTCGATCTGGGCCTGCACGACGGCCTCGGGCAGCGGGATCTCGGTCTGCTCGAGCAGCACCTCGATGGCCTTGTCGCGGATCTCCTCGGCCTGCTGGACCCGCTTGATCCGGCTGACCTTCTCCTTCAGATCGGCGCGCAGCTCGTCGACGGTGTCGAATTCGCTTGCCAGCTGGGCGAAGTCGTCGTCGACCTCGGGCAGCTCGCGCACCTTCACCGACTTGACGGTGACGGTGACCTCGGCCTCCTGGCCGGCGTGCTCACCGGCGACCAGCGTGGTGGTGAAGGTCTTGGACTCGTCGACGTTGAGCCCGATGATCGCCTCGTCGAGGCCCTCGATCAGCTGTCCGGAGCCGACCTCGTGGGACAGCCCCTCGGTCTGGGCCTCGGGCACGTCGGTGCCGTCGACGGTGGCCGACAGGTCGATGGAGACGAAGTCGCCGTTCTCGGCGGGCCGGTCGACACCGGTGAGGGTGCCGAAGCGCTGCCGCAGCGACTCGATCTCGGCGTCGACGTCCTCGTCGGCGACCTGGATCGGGTCGACGGTGATCTTCAGGGCTGCCAGGTCGGGCAGCTCGATCTCGGGACGGATGTCGACCTCGGCGGTGAAGACCAGCTCCTCGTTGTCCTCGAGCTTGGTCACCTCGATCTCGGGCTGGCCGATCGGCTGCAGCGACTCGGCGGTGATCGCCTCGCTGTAGCGGGCCGGCAGTGCGTCGTTGACGACCTGCTCGAGTACGGCGCCGCGACCGACGCGGGCCTCCAGCAGCTTGCGCGGGGCCTTGCCGGGACGGAACCCGGGAAGCCGAACCTGCTGGGCCAGCTGCTTGAACGCGCGGTCGATGTCCGGCTCGAGCTCAGTGAAGGGCACCTCCACGTTGATGCGAACCCGGGTGGGGCTCAACTTCTCGACGGTGCTCTTCACGATTGGTGCTCCTCTATTGCGTCTGACTCGGTGGACGGGTGTTGCCGGTCGGGGTGACAGGATTTGAACCTGCGGCCTTCCGCTCCCAAAGCGGATGCGCTACCAAGCTGCGCTACACCCCGGTCGCTGCTGCGCACGCTCGCGCGCAGCATCAGACCACCGGCGATCCTACGTCCTGGCCACACCGAAGCCTCAATTGGATTTGAGTTAGGCGGACCCGTTACCATCTGCCGGTACTGTCACGAAGTGCAGCACACGCGGGCGTAGCTCAATGGTAGAGCCCTAGTCTTCCAAACTAGCTACGCGGGTTCGATTCCCGTCGCCCGCTCCAGCAGGACCATCGTGAAGCCCGTCGAACACAGCGTTCGGCGGGCTTTTGCGTATCCACGCTTGCGGCGCGACCGCCCAGTCAGGGGCACCGGAAATGCACGTCAGCAGACGCGACGGGTGGGCGACGCGTCGGTGAAGTTGGCGACGTCGGCCATCACGGCCGCACTGTCGGGCGATCCGAGCGCTGCGTCGACGGCGGCGTCGTCGGCGAACTCGCACACCGCCAGCGCGATGGTGCCCTCGACAGTGCCTGCCGGAAAGAACGCCGTCGCGCTGCGCAGACCGTGGGGTTCCCACGCGGCCCGCACCAGCGGCAGGTGGGTGTCGACGTAGTAGTCGCGGTCGAACCGCGTCGATGCGTCTCCGGCGTACGTCACGAACATGGTCGTCATTGCGGTCCGTCCACGGTGTCGAGGAAATTCAGTACGAGGCGCCGGAACGCGGCCGGCTGGTCGAGCGGGACCAGGTGCGCCGCACCCGGCACCACGACGAGCGGCCCGGCGCCGAGTTCACGCGCCAACGCCTCACCGCCTTCGAAGAAGTCCGGCATGTCGAGGGCGCCGGGGCGCTGCAGTGGATCGGCACCGGCGGCAGGGGCACCGTGCTGTCCGCGACGCTCCAACTGGTCGCACAGCATGCGCGTCACCGACGCCTTGGTGGCCTCAGGTGTCGCGGGCGCCGTCCAGGCGGTCACCCCGGCCCGTACCGCCTCGTCGATGTCCCCGCGGGCCAGCGCCGTCCGTTCCTCGTCCCAGGCCGCCTGCAGCACAGCCGACGGCGGCTGGTCGTGGGGACGGTAACCGATCGCCCGCATCCCGGCGGCCGCGAACTCCGGCAGGTGCGCACGCCACATCGAACGGTCGGTGGGCCGCGCGTGCAGCAGCACCACCGTGTGGCCTGCCGCCGGACCCGTGTCGTCGGCAGGCAGGACACCCGGAGATTCTCGTACCTCAGACCGCGTTGGTGAGCTCATCGAGTTCCTCCTCGGTCAGGTGCACATCGACGGACTTGACGTTCTCCTCGAGATGGGCGACCTTGGCGGTTCCGGGTATCGGAAGGACCGTCTCGGACTGCGCCAGCATCCAGGCCAACGCGACTTGCGACGCGGATACGTTGTGCACCTGTGCGATACGGTCGACGGGTCCGCCGGGCCGTGCCAGCGCACCGGCAGCGACCGGCGCCCACGGGATGAAGCCGATGCCCTCCCGGTGGCAGTACTCGAGGACATCTGCCGACGCGCGGTCGGTCAGATTGAAGCGGTTCTGCACCGTGGCGATCTCGGCGATCTGTCGTGCCTGCACGATCTGCTCGACGGAGACCTGCGACAGCCCGATGGCGACGACCTTGCCCTCGTCCCGGAGCTTCTTCAGCTCCCCCACTTGGTCTTCCAGCGGCACCGCAGGGTCGACCCGGTGCAACTGGAACAGGTCGAGGTGGTCCAGACCGAGACGCCGCATACTGAGCAGGGCCTGCTGACGCAGGTATTCCGGCCGCCCACCGGCGGCCAGGCTTTGGGGCCGAGACGGACGACGCCGCCGTCGGTGTCGATGACGTCGGGCGCGTTACGGTGAGACCGGCCTTGGTGGCGATCAGCACATGCTCGGGATACGGGTGCAGCGCGTCGTGAATGATCTCCTCGCTGACGTGCGGGCCGTACGAGTCGGCGGTGTCGATCAGCGACACTCCGAGTTCCACGGCGCGGCGCACCACCCGCACACACTCGTCCCGGTCCTCCGGTTGCCCCCAGATGCTGCGCCCCGTCAACCGCATCGAACCGAAACCCAGTCGGGCCACGGTCTTTCCGGCGATCTCGAAAGTCCCGGCCTGGCTGGCCAACGCTGTGATCGTCATTCGAAGCCTCCGTTCCACGCGAGATCGCGTTGCGGTGAGTGCGGGTGTTCTTCAGCCAAGCGCTGCTCGGAAAGTCTTCGCAGGAGGACCAGCGCGTCCGCGCTGGAACTCCCGGGTTCGGCACCGTAGACCGAAAGATTCTGTCCCGGCGCACTTTCCACCGCCATGGATTCGAAGCTGAGTCGCAAAGATCCGACCTCGGGATGCCGGAACTCCTTGACCTCCCGGGTTCGCGGACGCACGTCGTAGTGCATCCAATGGGCCGTGAAGGCCTCGCTGCGCACCGTGAGGGCCCCGGTGATGCGCTCGATCCGCTCGTCATCGGGAAATCGCGCTGCCGAGGCCCGCAGATTTCCCACCGCGATGCGCGCCACCTGATCCCAGTCCGCGTAGAACTCGCGGGCAAACGGGTCCAGGAAGATCATCCGGAGCAGGTTGTCGAACCGCTGAAATCCGGAGTACAACTCCTCGGCGATTGCGTTGGCCGCCAGGATGTCCTGGGCCCGTCCCACGACGAAG contains:
- a CDS encoding EthD family reductase, whose amino-acid sequence is MTTMFVTYAGDASTRFDRDYYVDTHLPLVRAAWEPHGLRSATAFFPAGTVEGTIALAVCEFADDAAVDAALGSPDSAAVMADVANFTDASPTRRVC
- a CDS encoding alpha/beta hydrolase; this encodes MSSPTRSEVRESPGVLPADDTGPAAGHTVVLLHARPTDRSMWRAHLPEFAAAGMRAIGYRPHDQPPSAVLQAAWDEERTALARGDIDEAVRAGVTAWTAPATPEATKASVTRMLCDQLERRGQHGAPAAGADPLQRPGALDMPDFFEGGEALARELGAGPLVVVPGAAHLVPLDQPAAFRRLVLNFLDTVDGPQ
- the tig gene encoding trigger factor, which codes for MKSTVEKLSPTRVRINVEVPFTELEPDIDRAFKQLAQQVRLPGFRPGKAPRKLLEARVGRGAVLEQVVNDALPARYSEAITAESLQPIGQPEIEVTKLEDNEELVFTAEVDIRPEIELPDLAALKITVDPIQVADEDVDAEIESLRQRFGTLTGVDRPAENGDFVSIDLSATVDGTDVPEAQTEGLSHEVGSGQLIEGLDEAIIGLNVDESKTFTTTLVAGEHAGQEAEVTVTVKSVKVRELPEVDDDFAQLASEFDTVDELRADLKEKVSRIKRVQQAEEIRDKAIEVLLEQTEIPLPEAVVQAQIDDTLHNAIHGLDHDEDKFAETLKEQGSSREEFDADNRANAEKAIKTQLLMDAIADKLDVQVGQNDLTERLVLMSRQYGLEPQQLLQMLQQNNQLPAMFADVRRGLTVAAVVHGATVTDTEGTEIDTTEFFGPSGEQAGAGEADSADAEADAADASEEQADSDEQADDTK
- a CDS encoding helix-turn-helix transcriptional regulator, giving the protein MNADNDLGSYLRARRDAVTPKDVGLAPGPSRRVPGLRREEVALLAGVSTDYYTRIEQGRERIPSPQVLQAIARVLRLDGPAAAHMFRLGGYAPQATAAPDSVVTPELLRMMDSLHDLPAFVVGRAQDILAANAIAEELYSGFQRFDNLLRMIFLDPFAREFYADWDQVARIAVGNLRASAARFPDDERIERITGALTVRSEAFTAHWMHYDVRPRTREVKEFRHPEVGSLRLSFESMAVESAPGQNLSVYGAEPGSSSADALVLLRRLSEQRLAEEHPHSPQRDLAWNGGFE